Part of the Faecalibacterium duncaniae genome, CGCCGCAATCGATGCAAGCGTCTGCATTCACAACTGCAACACCATTCTCAATGGTGACAGCACCAACGGGGCAAGCGCCCTCGCAAGCGCCGCAGCCAACACATGCGTCAGAAACCTTGTGTGCCATAATAAAACTCTCCTTTTATCACCCGTGCACTAGCTTTAAGAAGAAGTCTGCCCTCGCACGGTGCCAGCAGGCTTCCCCGGAATTCATCCTTGTCTGCATTCTAACAAAGTGGAAAAGAAAAGGCAAGACTAACCGTGTGCCATAAAAGCCCAAAGTTTTATTTTTGTGGGGTTGCACAAAAGCAAGGCCTAACTTTGCGGGAAAATTAAGAGAGTTTTTTGGCGAAAATCACGAAGAAAGGTTAGTTTTATGATACTAACCACCGTGATATCCCACTATTTTTCTGGGAATTATTTCTCTTTTTTGGGGCATTTGCCGCAGCCCACATTGCCCTTTTCATCGGCGGCTGCCACCACCGGGGCGGGGTTGCGCACACCGGAATAATCGTCGTCCGGGTCGGGGCGGCGGGGTGCCCGTTTGCCGCCGCTGATATACTCACACACGCCCACCTTATAGTAGCGCGGGGTCAGGGCTTCGGTGCCGCAGCGCACCCGCAGGTAGCCGGAGATGGGGTTCACCTCCAGCACGGTGCCCAGACCATCCGGGGTGCGCACGGTGCTGCCCACCATGGGCATGATGCTGTTCAGGTATTCGTAGGCGTTTTCCTCGTAGGAAAGGCAGCACATCAACCGGCCGCAGGCACCGCTGATCTTGGTGGGATTCAGGGAAAGGCCCTGCTCCTTGGCCATCTTGATGGAAACGGGCTGGAAATCCTTGAGGAAGCGGCTGCAGCAGAAAGGCTGGCCGCAGATGCCCAGACCGCCGATCATCTTGCTCTCGTCGCGCACGCCGATCTGGCGCAGCTCGATGCGGGTGTGGAAGATGCCGGCCAGATCCTTGACCAGTTCGCGGAAGTCTACCCGGCCGTCGGCGGTAAAGTAGAACATGATCTTGGAGCGGTCAAGGGTGTACTCGGCCTCCACCAGCTTCATTTCCAGGCCGTGGCGGGCAATGCACTCCTGGCAGGTGTGGTAGGCGCGCTTCTCATCCTCGCGGTTCTGGCGCATCCGGCGCACATCCACGCTGTCGGCCATCCGGGTGATGGGCTTGAGCGCCTTGGAAACGGCGCTGTCGGCGATCTCTTTCACGCCCTGCACCACCTCGCCGCACTCAATGCCTCGGGCGGTCTCCACGATCACGTATTCGCCGGTTTTGATGTCGGCCCCGGCAGGGTCGAAATAATAGCTTTTGCCGTTTTCCTTGAAACGGACAGAGATGACTTTTTTCATACTGTTCCTCACAGGGGAAACTCCCCTATCTCGTAAAAAGGCCCGCAGAAGGGCCTGAAGATCCATTCTATTCTTTAGTATAACATAACTGGAGAAAATATGCCATAGATGCAGAAAAAGTAGCGAAGCGTCTGCCCACGAAAACGTGACGGCCTGCCAAGGGCTCCCCTACTAGGAGCAACAGCAACAACCGCCGCCGGTGGCGGATAAAGGGCGTTGCTGTTGGGGCTGCGGCCAGCAAGACATAAGTGTTGTTTACAACACGAAATGGATGCTGGGAGCCGCAACCCGGGCCTGGCGCGCAGCGCCTGAGAGGTTTGAAGCGTAAAAAATTTCATCCTCTGCAACATTCCGCCCCGTTCATTCGTATCCCACTTGAACTCCGTCTGAAATTTGATCTCCAAAACGTCAAAAAACTGAGGTATCATCCGGATTTCACAAAAGATTCTCAAGATTTGCTAAAGAATCTCCGG contains:
- a CDS encoding DUF362 domain-containing protein — encoded protein: MAHKVSDACVGCGACEGACPVGAVTIENGVAVVNADACIDCGACEGACPTGAIAAE
- a CDS encoding PSP1 domain-containing protein, with amino-acid sequence MKKVISVRFKENGKSYYFDPAGADIKTGEYVIVETARGIECGEVVQGVKEIADSAVSKALKPITRMADSVDVRRMRQNREDEKRAYHTCQECIARHGLEMKLVEAEYTLDRSKIMFYFTADGRVDFRELVKDLAGIFHTRIELRQIGVRDESKMIGGLGICGQPFCCSRFLKDFQPVSIKMAKEQGLSLNPTKISGACGRLMCCLSYEENAYEYLNSIMPMVGSTVRTPDGLGTVLEVNPISGYLRVRCGTEALTPRYYKVGVCEYISGGKRAPRRPDPDDDYSGVRNPAPVVAAADEKGNVGCGKCPKKEK